The Labrus bergylta chromosome 15, fLabBer1.1, whole genome shotgun sequence genome includes a region encoding these proteins:
- the knstrn gene encoding small kinetochore-associated protein isoform X1 gives MASKIPRGAQVQAEMKKTGHKVDTATTNANHKADGVLKAQKENLPRKNVAPKIHKGISTRYGQQAELKEQNQQLIATNEELQKNLVETQQRVAELELQFYNLEKENSEVQRNLKDCHVLLVAAEIDPVLGERVGEAAQQKEDQRKEVMSVSADLLHELKAFGDIASQQQAQLEEIQTTMTDLAKAREHMMQERENFSLEAAEMEQALKEAEALLL, from the exons ATGGCTTCCAAAATACCAAGAG gcgcACAGGTACAAGCTGAAATGAAGAAGACCGGTCATAAGGTTGATACCGCAACAACAAATGCCAACCATAAAGCAGATGGTGTCCTTAAGGCTCAGAAAGAAAACCTGCCaag GAAAAATGTTGCTCCCAAAATTCACAAAGG GATTTCCACCAGGTATGGGCAACAGGCAGAGCTCAAGGAGCAAAATCAGCAGTTGATCGCGACCAatgaggagctgcagaaaaacCTTGTGGAGACACAG CAAAGAGTAGCTGAGTTAGAGCTGCAGTTCTACAACCTTGAAAAGGAAAATTCAGAGGTGCAGAGAAACCTGAAGGACTGTCATGTGCTCCTTGTTGCTGCTGAAATAGATCCAG TTTTAGGAGAACGGGTCGGAGAAGCTGCACAACAAAAGGAAGATCAAAGAAAAGAAGTTATg AGCGTCTCCGCTGACCTGCTGCATGAATTAAAAGCATTTGGAGACATTGCATCCCAGCAACAGGCTCAACTAGAG GAAATCCAAACGACAATGACAGACCTGGCTAAAGCACGGGAACATATGATGCAGGAGAGGGAAAACTTCTCCCTGGAGGCCGCTGAAATGGAACAAGCTCTCAAGGAAGCAGAAGCTCTCTTGTTGTAA
- the knstrn gene encoding small kinetochore-associated protein isoform X2, translating to MKKTGHKVDTATTNANHKADGVLKAQKENLPRKNVAPKIHKGISTRYGQQAELKEQNQQLIATNEELQKNLVETQQRVAELELQFYNLEKENSEVQRNLKDCHVLLVAAEIDPVLGERVGEAAQQKEDQRKEVMSVSADLLHELKAFGDIASQQQAQLEEIQTTMTDLAKAREHMMQERENFSLEAAEMEQALKEAEALLL from the exons ATGAAGAAGACCGGTCATAAGGTTGATACCGCAACAACAAATGCCAACCATAAAGCAGATGGTGTCCTTAAGGCTCAGAAAGAAAACCTGCCaag GAAAAATGTTGCTCCCAAAATTCACAAAGG GATTTCCACCAGGTATGGGCAACAGGCAGAGCTCAAGGAGCAAAATCAGCAGTTGATCGCGACCAatgaggagctgcagaaaaacCTTGTGGAGACACAG CAAAGAGTAGCTGAGTTAGAGCTGCAGTTCTACAACCTTGAAAAGGAAAATTCAGAGGTGCAGAGAAACCTGAAGGACTGTCATGTGCTCCTTGTTGCTGCTGAAATAGATCCAG TTTTAGGAGAACGGGTCGGAGAAGCTGCACAACAAAAGGAAGATCAAAGAAAAGAAGTTATg AGCGTCTCCGCTGACCTGCTGCATGAATTAAAAGCATTTGGAGACATTGCATCCCAGCAACAGGCTCAACTAGAG GAAATCCAAACGACAATGACAGACCTGGCTAAAGCACGGGAACATATGATGCAGGAGAGGGAAAACTTCTCCCTGGAGGCCGCTGAAATGGAACAAGCTCTCAAGGAAGCAGAAGCTCTCTTGTTGTAA